In Eremothecium gossypii ATCC 10895 chromosome V, complete sequence, the genomic stretch CCGGCTTCAAGCTGCTCTTCGACTTCGCGCCCAACCCCTTCTTCGCAGACCCCGTGCTCGTCAAGACATACTACTACCAGCCCGAGCTCGGCTACTCCGGCGACTTCATCTACGACCACGCCGAGGGCACCCCCATCCAGTGGGCCTCCCACGAGGCCAACGTCACCGTCGTCGTCGAGAAGCGCAAGCAGCGCAACAAGACCACCAAACAGGTCCGCACCATCGAGAAGCTCACCCCCGTCGAGTCCTTCTTCAACTTCTTCGACCCGCCCGCCGTCCCGCCCGCCGACGAGAGCCTGGAcgccgacgacgacgacgaagaGGTCGTCGGCCTCGAGTCCCGCCTAGCCCTGGACTACGCCATCGGCGAGGAGATCAAGGACAAGCTCATCCCCCGCGCAATCGACTGGTTTACGGGCGTTGCACGTGAGTTTGACTacgacgacgacgaagacTCCGACGCAGAGGGACACTTCGACGACGAAGACTCTGacgtcgacgacgacgacgaccaTCCGGCAGAAGCCGCCGATGAATCCGAAGACGACGATTTCGCCGCTTCCGAAACTCGTCCCGGCGACAACCCTCCGGAATGCAAGCAGCAGTAGTTGCGTTCACTCGGCGCTAAGGTCCCGTTTCCGGTGAGAGCCCTCAGCCCCGGAGTTGCAGGtgccccgccgcccgcgcgaCGGGGATAACCCTCCCTCGGCGGACCCTTATCGCCAGGGGGAGCACGCCACTTTCACATGGGCCGTGTAGGGGACATCCCGTTTGGCGATGCGTTGCGGTTTCAAATGCACCGCCCGGGACGGCATATTTTACATAACTATGTAGGCTCTAGCACTGAATTTAAGCTCGTCTCGCAGACTCAGAAGTCGCATTCGCAAGCAAGCAAGCATGGCCAAGACACAGACCCTGAACGTAGCGAAGAACTCGCAGACCGCCTCGGTGGCGAAATTGGTCGCGGACTCGCCGACCTTGTCGCACTTGCAGCGCTATGGCGCCGCAGACGCGCTCGGGCGGTGGCTGCCCTGGACACTGGTGTCCACGGTCGCGACGCTGGTGGTGGCGGTGCTCGCGACGGCGAAGCAGTACCTGGTGGACGCGCCCGggacgccggcggcggtgAAGGGGGCGTGGGTGCGGCTGTTGGCGGGCGCGCAGGCGCTCGACGCGGCGGTCAGCACGCTGGTGCTGCGCGACGGCGTGGACGCGTTCCGCGAGCAGTACGTGCAGCACGGCACGGTCGGGCTGTGGGCGGCGTACTTCGCGCTGGATTTCACGGCGAACGTGTCGAACTACGTGCTTCGCGGGCTGGtgcggccgctgcgcgTGGCCTACGAGCCGCGGCGCGAGGAGGCGACGACGCCCGCGAGCTCCGCGGGCAGCGACATGCCGCACCTGCGCGAACTGACCAACACGACCAacgcgctgcgccgcgACATCTCGAGCAAGTACATTGAGCCCACGCGCAGCATGATTGAGTCCTACCTGGAGCCGACCCGCACCAAGATAGAGGCCGAGTACATCCACCCCATCAACGAGCGCGTGGAGTCCACCAAGACCCTCCTCAACAGCACGTACGACGCCGCCTACGAGACCGTGTCTCGCACCTACGAGGGCAACCTGAGCTCGCACGAGAGCGTGTCGCGCGCGCTCGTGTCCACCGGCGTGGACCTCGGCTCTAAGACCCTGGAGAAAATTAGAGCCGTCACCCGCAGTGCGGACGGACAGCCCACCGAGACTGTCAACGGTGCCGGTACCAACGGGACCCACAAGACGAACGGTGTCGCCCACGGGGCGAACGGCATCCACCGCGCCGGCATCAAGGCCCACGCCAACGGCAACGGCAAGGCCGCTGCCGGCGACGAGAACGCCGCCTAATAGGCTATTCGCAACTCCAGGGCGTATTGTTAAATGTTTTCTACTATGTTTTATTATTATTACTGTCGCCGCTTAGATTGATGCCGCGGCTGGGCACGGTGCCCCCGGCCAGACATATACCCTACATCGTACTTTGAGTTTGTAAGTTTTGTATACATAAAAGTGTTACAGTTGCAGCCCCTTCCACCACGCGGAGTTGTGATTGGCCAGGACTTCGGACGCTCCGCGAGCGCGGGGCGTCGTCGTAGCGTCGCAGTTTCCCGAGCGTTTCCAGAGCGTTTCCGCGACCGCGCTGGCGCTAACTGCGGGCCAGGCGCCGTGCAGACGGTTCTCGTTGCCGTACCGCGTTAGGTGCACTGGCAACCGCCGTTGCGAGGGAGCCGggccgcgccggcggcgcgatGCCGCGGCGGTAGTGGCTGCGGCCGAGCGCAGGGCCTGGGTGACACAGGCGAGGGCTATGCGCAAGGGGTTACGACAGGTACTTCTTGGCGGCGGCTGCCTTGGCCCGGAAATAGTAGCGAGCTGGCCCGCGCTGCCAGCGAAGGCACCGCGCGCAGGAAGGAGGCCTGGCGAGAAGCGCTTCGCCAGACGGGATACCGTCatgccgcagcagcgggtgCGCATGCCCACCCTGCGCACGTCCTCCGGCGTCTGTCCTCTTGCATCCGGCGGCTGCCGCGCTCCCATAGACGCCGAACGCGACCTCGCGCCAGGAAGCAGGCGCCATCAGGTGGCCGGCGATGCGTCACCTGGCCATGTGCTGTCGTCATTGTGTCAGGACAACCACGTTCTGACAATAACGTCTGCGTTCCTGTGGAGACATCGCCCCACGCGGGTCTCCCGGCGCTGACACCACAGACAGATAGCATGTGGCCGGCGGACTATCCGGAGTTAGCGGCTGCCCGACTCCGTCCCCGAGGCGCACGTGACGCAGTCATGGCGTCACGTGacagtcacgtgaccacaaTGGGGCTTCGCCCATAATTGTCTGGAGGACTAGCGTCTGAGGCTAACCAGACCCGTGAAAACGCGGGTGGTACCTTCGTGGAGACCGTAACGCAACAGGTCGGAGCTCTATTCGCCTTTGGGGTTGGGCACGAGCAATTATCGAATTAGGCCGCGCCAGCACCAAGATGTCGTATGCTGAAAGCGTGGAACAGGCGACGGGGGTTATCAAGCAGCAGACAGTCCTGATTCAAAGGCACTTGGCTCAACGGAAGCTCCTAGATGCACTGAAGCACATTAGCATTATGCTGACCGAGCTGCGGAACCCATCATTGACACCCAAGCAGTACTACGAGCTGTATATACTGGTTTATGATGCATTGAGCGTTCTGTCACAGTACCTGGTGGAGAACCACCCCAAGCGACACCACCTGGCAGATCTATACGAGCTCGTGCAGTATGCCGGCAACATCCTGCCGCGGCTTTATCTCATGATTACCGTTGGCACTGCGTTCCTGCAGATAAAGGACTCGCCGCGCGAGGAGATCCTCAAGGATATGATTGAGATGTGTAAGGGCGTGCAGAATCCTGTTCGCGGGCTGTTTCTGCGCTACTACCTCTCGCAGCGAACCAAGGAGTGGCTGCTACCCCAGAATGGTCCTGCGGGCAACGCGTCCGAGGGCAGAAGCCAGGAGAATGTTGAGAATAACGTGAAGAAGTTCAATGTGGAGTTCATCATTAACAACTTCATCGAAATGAACAAATTGTGGGTGCGGCTTCAACACTACGGCCCGCTGCGGGAACGGGAGTTGCGAACCAAAGAGCGGCGCGAGCTGCAGATACTCATTGGGTCCAATCTGGTCAGGCTATCTCAAATTGTGGAGGATGACTCAAAACTCTATGCAGAAGTCATTCTaccgcagctgctcgaccagatcgtgcAGTGCCGCGATGTCGTGTCACAGGAGTACTTGCTA encodes the following:
- the PLN1 gene encoding Pln1p (Syntenic homolog of Saccharomyces cerevisiae YKR046C (PET10)), producing MAKTQTLNVAKNSQTASVAKLVADSPTLSHLQRYGAADALGRWLPWTLVSTVATLVVAVLATAKQYLVDAPGTPAAVKGAWVRLLAGAQALDAAVSTLVLRDGVDAFREQYVQHGTVGLWAAYFALDFTANVSNYVLRGLVRPLRVAYEPRREEATTPASSAGSDMPHLRELTNTTNALRRDISSKYIEPTRSMIESYLEPTRTKIEAEYIHPINERVESTKTLLNSTYDAAYETVSRTYEGNLSSHESVSRALVSTGVDLGSKTLEKIRAVTRSADGQPTETVNGAGTNGTHKTNGVAHGANGIHRAGIKAHANGNGKAAAGDENAA